A genomic segment from Nicotiana sylvestris chromosome 1, ASM39365v2, whole genome shotgun sequence encodes:
- the LOC138874803 gene encoding uncharacterized protein, which produces MGRKDICVCAGTVLCSGQVEVSNQEIKSILSKTVNASRTDWSKKLDDALWIYRTTYKTPIGMSPYRLVFKKVCHLPVELEHKAIWAPKKLNIDWDSTANLRVAHLNELDEFQYHAYASSSLYKEKVKYLHDKYIWNKEFKVGDLVLLFNSRLRMFPEKLKSKWSGPFEVVGVTPFGTLDLKNKNNKVF; this is translated from the exons ATGGGGAGAAAGGATATATGTGTTTGTGCAGGTACTGTATTATGCAG cggtcaagtggaagtctctaaccaggagataaagagtattttgtccaaaacgGTGAATGCTAGTCGGACGGATTGGTCTAAGAAGCTTGATGATGCATTATGGATTTATCGGACGACTTACAAAACACCTATCGGAATGTCACCATACCGGCTGGTGTTCAAGAAAgtttgtcatcttccggtggaacttGAGCATAAGGCCATATGGGCTCCAAAGAAATTGAATATTGATTGGGATTCAACCGCTAACTTGAGGGTTGCACATTTGAATGAATTAGATGAGTTCCAATACCATGCTTATGcaagctcgtccttgtacaaagaaaaggtgaaatatcttcatgataaatacatttggaacaaagagttcaaagtgggtgatcttgtattgttgtttaactcAAGGTTGAGGATGTTTCCTGAGAAGCtaaagtctaaatggagtggtCCTTTTGAAGTTGTGGGTGTGACACCTTTTGGTACAttggacttgaagaacaaaaacaaTAAAGTATTCTGA
- the LOC138874806 gene encoding uncharacterized protein → MENQVIVGALFQEGTSQVRPPYFNGQHFSHWKVRMEIYAKAYDVKVWRVIKKGNYPLPADAQPLADPEDIDSYTNKQIEVVQVTNKARNLLYNAISGEEYEKISSCDTTKEMWDKLEITYEGISKVKETHINMLVHDYELFQMKEGDSIEEMFARFSKIIKDLKAFGKPYTSGDQVRKKFRSLPTTWKTKVVTLESQDLNKLSYDELRGELIAFENTHLKKTNQEEKKKTVAFKATTEIAENDLDDDLEALQEEIAMMLRNMDGLIRRFRNTRRGRIPPRQSRQINEHDKNDGKCYEYGRFGHIQAECPDLKRKISRGFNKNKSFGSWSDENSSEHEVIANLFFMTILENEMNKSSGCWTDKDTSDDECKDNNENIFLDILDLTLKESQKLMNELKRLNKEVKDWKLKHEVCEIEKELFQEEFEELQMQLNAIRKSTSHSSVKSNQEHHKRSSKGKWYLDSACSSHMTCDKNLFKEITKIDGGSIKFEDDSTGKIISIGTIPFNNNCDITEVYLVDGLNDNLLSINEALKFFEIFCKKVEREKGYLIATIQSDHGGEFENRAFEDFWDPNEGIKTRGALKKKANIALISQVEPKKIEETLKDSSWIQAMQEELDQFGKNQVWKLIPKPGNISVIGTKWVFKNKFNEDGKVVRNKARLVAQGYSQQEGVDYDETFAPVARLESIRILMAYASFKGFMVFQMDIKSALLNGFIEEEVYMKQPPGFVDSKFPYHVYKLTKALYGLKQAPRA, encoded by the exons ATGGAAAATCAAGTTATCGTAGGAGCACTCTTCCAGGAAGGAACTTCGCAAGTAAGGCCACCATACTTCAATGGACAACATTTCTCCCACTGGAAAGTGCGTATGGAGATATATGCAAAGGCGTATGACGTTAAAGTTTGGAgagtcatcaaaaaggggaattATCCTCTGCCAGCTGATGCTCAACCACTTGCTGATCCTGAAGATATAGATTCATATACAAATAAGCAAATAGAAGTGGTACAAGTCACCAATAAGGCGAGAAACTTGCTTTATAATGCTATAAGTGGTGAAGAGTATGAGAAAATTTCTAGCTGTGACACAACCAAAGAAATGTGGGACAAGCTTGAAATTACATACGAAGGAATCAGCAAGGTAAAGGAAACACATATCAATATGTTGGTTCATGATTACGAACTCTTCCAAATGAAAGAAGGAGATTCTATTGAAGAGATGTTTGCCAGatttagcaaaataattaaaGATCTAAAAGCCTTCGGTAAACCATATACAAGTGGTGATCAAGTTAGAAAAAAATTCAGAAGTCTACCAACTACTTGGAAGACCAAAGTAGTCACACTTGAATCTCAGGATCTAAATAAGTTATCCTATGATGAACTACGAGGAGAACTCATAGCCTTTGAAAATACACATCTTAAGAAAACAaatcaagaagaaaaaaagaaaacagtTGCATTTAAGGCCACAACTGAAATAGCTGAAAATGATCTCGATGATGATCTTGAAGCCCTTCAAGAAGAAATTGCTATGATGTTAAGAAACATGGATGGTTTAATAAGAAGATTCAGAAATACGAGGAGAGGAAGGATTCCACCTAGGCAATCTAGGCAAATCAACGAACATGACAAGAATGATGGAAAATGCTATGAGTATGGAAGATTTGGACACATTCAAGCTGAGTGCCCAGACCTAAAAAGGAAAATTTCCAGAGGCTTTAACAAGAACAAATCATTTGGAAGTTGGAGTGATGAAAACAGTTCAGAACACGAAGTGATAGCAAATCTTTTCTTCATGACGATTCTGGAAAACGAGATGAACAAATCTTCAGGATGCTGGACAGACAAGGACACTTCAGATGACGAATGCAAAGACAACAATGAGAATATTTTCTTG GATATTCTTGATTTAACTTTGAAAGAGTCTCAAAAACTTATGAATGAGCTTAAGAGACTCAATAAAGAAGTAAAAGACTGGAAGCTCAAACATGAAgtatgtgaaattgaaaaagaattatttcaagaagagtttgaggaattgcAAATGCAACTCAATGCCATACGCAAATCCACCAGTCATAGTTCTGTCAAGTCAAACCAG GAACACCACAAGAGAAGCAGCAAAGGAAAATGGTATTTAGATAGTGCGTGTTCTAGTCACATGACATGTGATAAAAACCTATTCAAAGAAATTACAAAAATTGATGGAGGAAGCATTAAGTTTGAAGATGACTCAACAGGAAAGATAATCAGTATTGGAACAATTCCTTTCAATAACAACTGCGATATTACTGAAGTTTATCTCGTCGATGGACTTAACGACAATCTCCTGAGTATAA ATGAAGCATTGAAATTTTTTGAGATCTTCTGCAAAaaggttgaaagagaaaaggGATATCTAATTGCAACAATTCAGAGTGatcatggaggagaatttgaaaATAGAGCATTTGAAGACTTCT GGGACCCAAATGAAGGAATAAAAACCAGAGGAGCTCTCAAAAAGAAAGCAAACATAGCATTAATCTCTCAGGTTGAacccaagaagattgaggaaaCTCTAAAAGACTCAAGTTGGATACAAGCAATGCAGGAAGAGTTAGATCAATTTGGCAAAAATCAAGTATGGAAACTGATACCCAAACCTGGAAATATCTCTGTAATTGGAACAAAGtgggttttcaaaaataaatttaatGAGGATGGAAAGGTTGTAAGGAACAAAGCCAGATTAGTTGCTCAAGGATATTCACAACaggaaggagtcgactatgacgaAACTTTTGCTCCAGTAGCTCGACTGGAGTCCATACGAATCCTTATGGCATATGCATCATTTAAAGGATTCATGGTGTTTCAAATGGACATCAAAAGTGCTTTATTGAATGGATTTATTGAGGAAGAAGTGTACATGAAGCAACCTCCTGGGTTTGTAGATTCAAAGTTTCCCTACCATGTATATAAGCTAACCAAAGCACTgtatggactaaagcaagctcCACGAGCATGA